The following coding sequences are from one Nicotiana tomentosiformis chromosome 3, ASM39032v3, whole genome shotgun sequence window:
- the LOC138907642 gene encoding uncharacterized protein, which translates to MVQTQAPIEFEVAALTPFEVEVTTPFTVMVTPIPSYKSNAIPWDYVAEARRKGKGKVEETGAAQGMTRTGRVYTPEHLGGTSREAVSRQPVIETGLDDLWRKILLSEFDIIYITQKAVKGQALTDHLAKNPVGGEYEPLKTYFPDEEVSFVGEDIAEAYDWWKMFFDGAANFKGVGIRGILVSETGQHYPVSAKLRFLCTNNMAEYEACILGLNLAVNMNIQELLVIGDSNLLMDVIGPIEPAASNGHRFILVAIDYFTKWVEDASYKTVTKKVIADFVRDLFVCRFGVPESIITDNAANLNSDLMKAMCETFKIKHKNSTAYRLQMNGAVEAANKNIKKILRKMVDNHRQWHERLPFALLWYRTTVRTSTGATPYLLVYGTEAVIPAVVEIPSLRIIQEAELSDAEWVRSRYEQLALIHGKIMNVVCHGQLYQNRMSRAFNKRVKPRQFAPGQPVLKRIFPHQDEAKGKFSPNWQGPYMVHRVLTGGALILAEMDGEIWPKPINSDAVKRYYV; encoded by the exons atggtgcaaactcaggcaccaattgaatTTGAGGTAGCTGCActaactccgtttgaggttgaagtaacaacacccttcaccgtgatggtaacACCTAtaccgtcttataagtctaatgctataccatgggattatgttgcagaagcaagaaggaaaggaaaggggaaagtggaagaaactggtgcagcacaaggtatgaccagaactggtagggtttacacgcccgagcatttggggggaacaagtaGAGAAGCCGTTTCCAGGCAGCCCGTCATTGAAACCGGCctagatgatctttggagaaag atattgttgagtgaattcgacatcatctatataactcagaaggcggttaagggacaagcattaacGGATCATCTTGCGaaaaatcctgtaggaggagaatacgaaccactaaaaacgtattttcctgatgaagaagtatcattcgtaggagaagatatcgccgaaGCCTACGACTGGTGGAAAATGTTTTTtgatggagccgcaaacttcaaaggagtgggtattagaggcattttggtgtcagaaacaggtcaacattatccggtatccgcgAAACTCAGATTTttgtgcaccaataatatggcagaatatgaggcttgcatattggggctcaatttggccgttaatatgaatatccaggaattactggtaattgggGATTCAAATCTGctg atggacgtcattggaccaatcgagcccgccgcttcaaacggtcacaggttcattttagtggccatagactacttcacaaaatgggtcgaagatGCATCCTACAAaactgtaaccaagaaagtcatcgcagattttgtcagagatctttttgtttgccgattcggggttccagagtccatcatcaccgacaatgccgccaatctcaacagtgacctaatgaaagctatgtgtgagaccttcaaaatcaagcacaagaattccacagcatacaggcttcaaatgaatggagccgtggaggccgcaaacaagaatatcaagaaaatactgaggaagatggtagacaaccacaggcaatggcacgagaggttaccatttgccttattgtGGTACCGGACCACAGTCCGCACgtcaaccggggcaactccttacctattggtctacggtactgaagcCGTCATTCCCGCCGTGGTAGAAATTCCTTCCCTGAGAATTATACAggaagctgaactcagtgatgcagagtgGGTAAGAAGtcgctatgaacaattagctctcattcACGGGAAAATAATGAATgtagtgtgtcatggtcaactttatcagaacagaatgtccagagctttcaacaaaagggtcaaacctagacagttcgcaccggGGCAACCGGTGCTGAAACGAATctttccacatcaggatgaagctaaaggaaaattctcacccaactggcaaggaccCTATATGGTTCatagagtactaacaggaggagcgctcatactcgcagaaatggatggagagatttggccaaagcctatcaactcagatgcagtcaaaagatactatgtttaa